Genomic DNA from Vagococcus luciliae:
ATCACTCAATTGAAAAGATAATTCATCAGCTACTAAATGCGTATTTAAAAAAACTATTTCTTTATTCAATGTCCATAATGCTAAAATCAAAAAATATAGCTCACTTGAATTTTGACTCAAAATAGCCACACGTTTTTCTTTTTCTGGTAAAAACACCATCACTTTTTTTGCCCATTTATCCACTTCATTAGCTATTTCTTGAATTGTCCAAAATTGACTGTTAGTATATAACCCTACTTTTTTAGGGTTCGTTTCTACTTGTTTTTTTAACCATGGTAACATATCAATCACTCATTTAAGGGAATTTTGGAAATTGATCGAAGTCAGGGTCGCGTTTTTCTTTAAATGAATCGCGTCCTTCTTTTGCTTCATCCATTGTGTAATATAACAGTGTCGCATCTCCTGCCAATTGTTGAATACCAGCTAATCCATCTGTATCAGCATTCATCGCAGCTTTAATCATACGTAAAGCAATTGGACTTTTGGTTAATAGCTCTTCTGCCCACTCCATAGTCACGTCTTCTACTTTATCTAATGGCGCAATTGTATTAATCCATCCCATATCTAATGCTTCTTCAGCTGTGTACTGTTTTGTCATAAACCACACTTCTTTTGCTTTTTTATGACCAATCACACGTGCTAAATAACCAGAACCATAACCACCATCAAAACTACCAACATTTGGCCCAGTTTGACCAAACATAGCATTATCTGCTGCAATGGTTAAGTCACACACTAATTGTAAGACATTCCCTCCACCAATTGACCAACCTTTAACCATGGCAATAACCGGTTTTGGAATGACACGAATTAATCGTTGTAAATCTAAGACATTTAAACGAGGGATTTGGTCTTCTCCTACATAACCACCATGACCACGAACTTTTTGATCGCCACCAGAACAGAAAGCTAAATCTCCTTCACCAGTTAAAATAATCACTCTTATATCAGTCATGTCACGACTAATTGTAAACGCATCTATTAATTCAAACACAGTTTTAGGTGTAAATGCATTGTGTACATGTGGACGGTTAATGCTAATTTTAGCTATTTTCCCATGTTGTGTAAATAAAATCTCATCATATTCTTTAATTGTTTTCCAATCATACATTTTATAAAGTTCCCCCTTAATTTTCTACTCACCAATTATACACAATCTTATCTGAAATAGTAGAATTGATGCTTATTACTAATAAACTTTTATAAAATACTTCGCAATGTTATAATCTAGCTACTAAAATCAAAGGACTGATAACAAATGAATGCTTTAGATTATTTAGATATTAAAATCAAAGACGTTTCAAAAGAAAAGGTCACCTTAACTATGGTAATTGATGAAAAACACTTACAACCTTTTGGCTTAATGCACGGTGGGATGAATGCTATTTTGATTGAAACAGCAACAAGTATTGGAGCAAATGAGTCAATAGACACAACCAAGCAAGTTGCTGTGGGACTTGATATTCAAGTCAATCACCTTAAAAGTGCTGTCAAAGATGATACATTAACCATTGTAGCTATCCCTGATCATATCGGAAAAACAACACAAGTTTGGCAAGCAGAAATTACCAATCAAACACAACAAAAAATCAGCGTGGGAAGATGCACGCTGATGGTAAAATCTATTAGCTAAGAATCAAATAGCTGATTAAAAAAATGACTTTTTCGACTAAATACCATACCCCACTGTTCGATTATTTGAGAGTTATCTAAAGGTATCTTCTTAATACCTTCTTTTGTTATTTCTAAAATATCCACTTTTGGAAACATCATGAGTATTAGAGAATGTGTGCAAATAATAAACTGTGAATCCTATTTCACTAAATCATTCATCATTACCATTAGCTCTAGTTGTGATTGTAGTGATAATCCTGTCTCAGGTTCATCAAAAAGATAAATTCCATGACCAAAAAATCGTTCTTGTATAAGAGCTTTAATCGATTGACCTCGAGAAAAAGAATGCAATGGGCGATTAAACAAATCATTTGAAACATCCAGATT
This window encodes:
- the menB gene encoding 1,4-dihydroxy-2-naphthoyl-CoA synthase encodes the protein MYDWKTIKEYDEILFTQHGKIAKISINRPHVHNAFTPKTVFELIDAFTISRDMTDIRVIILTGEGDLAFCSGGDQKVRGHGGYVGEDQIPRLNVLDLQRLIRVIPKPVIAMVKGWSIGGGNVLQLVCDLTIAADNAMFGQTGPNVGSFDGGYGSGYLARVIGHKKAKEVWFMTKQYTAEEALDMGWINTIAPLDKVEDVTMEWAEELLTKSPIALRMIKAAMNADTDGLAGIQQLAGDATLLYYTMDEAKEGRDSFKEKRDPDFDQFPKFP
- a CDS encoding PaaI family thioesterase: MNALDYLDIKIKDVSKEKVTLTMVIDEKHLQPFGLMHGGMNAILIETATSIGANESIDTTKQVAVGLDIQVNHLKSAVKDDTLTIVAIPDHIGKTTQVWQAEITNQTQQKISVGRCTLMVKSIS